A genomic window from Elaeis guineensis isolate ETL-2024a chromosome 3, EG11, whole genome shotgun sequence includes:
- the LOC105041026 gene encoding uncharacterized protein produces the protein MDDPELAAIRQRRMQELMAQHGIGNQQNADQQKAQDDAKREAEERRQLMLSQILSAQARERLARIALVKPEKARGVEDVLLRSAQMGQITEKVSEERFISLLEQINIQTSKQTKVTIQRRRSVLEDDD, from the exons GATGACCCAGAGCTAGCAGCCATTCGGCAAAGAAGAATGCAGGAGTTAATGGCACAACATGGCATT GGCAATCAACAGAATGCAGATCAGCAGAAAGCACAGGACGATGCCAAGAG GGAAGCAGAGGAACGAAGGCAACTTATGCTTAGTCAGATTTTGTCTGCCCAAGCAAGAGAAAGAC TTGCTCGAATTGCTTTGGTTAAACCTGAGAAGGCAAGAGGTGTAGAGGATGTTCTTCTACGATCTGCTCAAATGGGACAGATAACTGAAAAG GTATCTGAGGAGAGGTTCATATCACTTCTTGAGCAGATCAACATCCAAACTAGCAAACAGACCAAAGTGACA ATTCAGAGGCGTCGCAGTGTTCTTGAAGATGATGACTAA
- the LOC105041542 gene encoding mitogen-activated protein kinase kinase kinase 18, with the protein MDMGEWYRGRTIGRGSSATVSLATTSASGEVFAVKSAELSRAGLLQREQRILANLSSPHVVSYLGFDITSETNGVYYNLFMEYAARGSLSDEIKKEGGRLDELAIRSYSCQILHGLAYLHSNSIAHCDVKGQNVLIGSDGRAMIADLGCARWMADDHSRDCLQLRGTPMYMAPEAARGEEQGTPADVWALGCTVVEMATGRAPWPEVSDPIAALHRIAFSTDVPELPSWISDEGKDFLDKCFRRDPDERWSAEQLLKHPFVASSANCLSNSNSTEKWISPKSTLDQAFWESISDEEEEDEEELDKLENPSNDPSQRIQLLAAAAGVDVPDWTWDDSWMTIRADGREYEIITQIEEDKVQIPADELMIGGGGSPTNLSVGRISEVLMTSSSGGSGSEEFMFSTNHMGGEEDYLSDSHNYYNDYNCNSPSIVEPEQGHERLFRGCTRDVTIFCNGNCESETGHSACVFKLVLSFVSSWLFAFVFYFLFHFKRSFGRRIGRWTEVARMGWI; encoded by the coding sequence ATGGACATGGGCGAGTGGTACAGAGGCCGGACAATCGGCCGCGGCTCCTCCGCCACCGTCTCCCTCGCCACCACCTCCGCCTCCGGCGAGGTCTTCGCGGTCAAGTCGGCTGAGCTTTCTCGCGCCGGGCTGCTTCAGAGGGAGCAGAGGATCCTGGCGAATCTGAGTTCTCCTCACGTGGTCTCCTACCTTGGCTTCGACATCACCTCTGAAACAAACGGTGTCTACTACAATCTCTTCATGGAGTACGCCGCCAGGGGCTCGCTCTCCGACGAGATCAAGAAGGAGGGCGGCCGGCTCGACGAGCTGGCGATTCGGTCCTACAGCTGCCAAATTCTCCACGGGCTGGCCTACCTACACTCCAACAGCATCGCCCATTGCGACGTCAAGGGCCAGAACGTCCTGATCGGGTCCGACGGCCGCGCGATGATCGCCGACTTGGGCTGCGCACGGTGGATGGCTGATGATCATAGCAGAGACTGCCTCCAATTGAGGGGGACGCCGATGTACATGGCGCCAGAGGCAGCAAGAGGGGAGGAACAGGGGACGCCGGCCGACGTGTGGGCTTTGGGGTGCACCGTCGTGGAGATGGCCACCGGGCGCGCCCCATGGCCGGAAGTCTCCGATCCGATCGCCGCTCTCCACCGGATTGCCTTCTCCACCGACGTGCCGGAGCTACCCAGCTGGATCTCCGACGAGGGGAAGGACTTCTTGGACAAATGCTTCAGAAGAGATCCCGACGAGCGGTGGTCGGCGGAGCAGCTTCTCAAGCATCCATTCGTGGCGTCGTCGGCGAATTGCCTCTCGAACTCGAATTCGACTGAGAAATGGATTTCTCCCAAGAGCACTCTCGATCAGGCCTTCTGGGAATCAATAtcagacgaagaagaagaagatgaagaggagCTCGACAAACTTGAAAACCCATCAAACGATCCATCACAGAGAATTCAGCTTCTCGCCGCCGCCGCCGGCGTCGATGTTCCCGACTGGACATGGGATGACAGCTGGATGACCATCAGAGCAGACGGCAGGGAATACGAGATCATTACCCAGATAGAGGAAGATAAGGTTCAGATTCCGGCGGACGAGCTCATGATCGGCGGTGGTGGCTCACCAACGAATTTGTCGGTCGGCAGGATCAGCGAAGTTCTCATGACTAGCAGCAGCGGTGGAAGCGGCAGTGAAGAATTCATGTTTAGCACTAATCACATGGGTGGAGAGGAGGATTACCTCTCCGATTCGCATAATTATTATAACGATTATAATTGTAATAGTCCAAGTATAGTAGAGCCAGAGCAGGGACATGAGAGGCTGTTCCGTGGCTGTACGAGAGATGTTACTATCTTCTGTAATGGTAATTGTGAATCAGAAACAGGACATTCTGCTTGCGTTTTTAAATTGGTGCTTTCCTTTGTATCCAGTTGGCTCTTTGCTTTTGTCTTTTACTTTTTGTTCCACTTTAAGAGAAGTTTTGGTAGAAGGATTGGGAGATGGACGGAAGTCGCGAGGATGGGGTGGATCTAA